The following coding sequences lie in one Cryptococcus tetragattii IND107 chromosome 7, whole genome shotgun sequence genomic window:
- a CDS encoding DNA repair protein encodes MSTPTTAPALTPAQARLAALNRLKAKNKLASSTSSSNTVGPSTGNHGNAGPAYVNRREAVPSSARNMVQQQAEADKAKPLPLRRDPSLGKYFEYDLSKMRNSRGGFLTEEDKEGDRIKSLAELAREKERQLQMIREGEEPAIIPDRSPRCVECGTLEINYQFLKVFDVKVCKSCEKKSPEKYSLLTKTECKEDYLLTDPELKDVDLLPHLLRPNPHASTYSNMMLFLREQVEKVAFEKWGGEEGLDNEWKRREEFKKRKREEKFEQGLRDLRKRTRNNLYQRKQEAQHIHEFEDVEEVYDEQEQTTKLLQRCFGCGSEQEVEVL; translated from the exons ATGTCGACTCCCACCACCGCACCAGCACTCACTCCAGCTCAGGCCCGTTTAGCAGCTCTCAACAGGTTAAAAGCCAAGAACAAACTTGCTTCGAGCACTTCAAGCAGCAACACTGTGGGGCCAAGTACTGGTAATCATGGTAACGCTGGACCAGCGTATGTCAACAGGAGGGAAGCAGTACCATCTTCAGCTAGGAATATGGTCCAGCAACAGGCAGAGGCAGACAAAGCAAAGCCACTGCCTTTACGGCGTGACCCTTCTCTG GGAAAATATTTCGAATACGATCTCTCCAAAATGCGAAACTCTAGAGGCGGTTTTctgacagaagaagataaagaaggTGACCGAATCAAGTCTCTTGCGGAGTTAgcaagggagaaggagaggcagtTGCAGATGAtaagggaaggggaagagcCGGCCATTATACCGGACAGGTCACCGAGGTGCGTGGAATGTGGAACATTGGAGATAAACTATCAGTTCTTGAAG GTGTTTGATGTTAAAGTGTGTAAGAGTTGTGAAAAGAAGTCCCCGGAAAAGTATTCTCTGTTGACAAAGACAGAGTGTAAGGAA GATTACCTTCTGACAGACCCAGAGCTCAAAGATGTCGACTTGCTACCGCACCTTCTCCGCCCAAATCCTCATGCGTCAACGTATAGCAATATGATGTTATTCTTACGAGAGCAGGTCGAAAAGGTAGCATTTGAGAAATGGggcggagaggaagggtTGGATAatgaatggaagaggagagaagagttcaagaagcggaagagagaggaaaagttCGAGCAAGGGTTGAGAGA TCTtaggaagaggacgaggaacAACCTGTATCAAAGAAAACAAGAAGCCCAGCATATTCatgagtttgaagatgttgaggaagtGTACGACGAGCAAGAGCAGACGACTAAGTTGCTTCAAAGATGTTTTGGATGCGGTTCAGAgcaagaggtggaggtgcttTGA